A stretch of DNA from Pirellulales bacterium:
TCGTCCTCGTCGTGTCTTTGAGTCGCTGTGGTTCAATAATTCCGACCAGATATGACCCAAATCGCTAAACTTGCCCTGGAAGACGGTACCGTTTATGCCGGCACTGTGTTTGGTGCGGTGGGCGAAGTCGACGGAGAGGTGTGTTTCAACACTTCGATGACGGGATACCAGGAGATACTGACCGACCCCAGTTATCGTGGCCAAATCGTCTGCATGACATTTCCGGAAATCGGCAACTACGGCGTAAATAGCGAAGATTTGGAAAGTCCTAAGCCGCACTTAGCAGGCTTTATCGTCCGACAAATCAGCCGCACGGACAGCAATTTTCGCTCCCAAGGACCGTTGCACAACTATCTGACGGAGCACGGCATCCCTGGCATTGCCGGCATCGACACACGGGCGCTGGTCCGCCGGCTAAGAGTTCACGGCGCAATGAAGGGAGTTTTATCGAGCATCGATCTTTGCAGTTCAAACCTGGTGGCCAAGGCAAAATCAAGTCCCGGATTGGTCGGTCGCGATTTGGTTCGAGAAGTCATGCCAGATCAGCCTCGGAGTTGGAACGAAACCTTGCACGAACTGGCGAGAACGCACGATTCGATCGCGCTAGCAAATGCCGATTCGCAACCCAATGTCGAACTGCACGTTGTGGCGATCGACTACGGCATGAAATGGAATATTGCCCGCCATTTGGCCGACATGGGCTGCAAAGTCACCGTCGTTCCAGGTACCGCGAGTTCGGCAGAGATCCTGGCCCAGAAGCCGTCTGGGGTGTTTCTATCGAATGGCCCTGGCGACCCTGAGCCGCTGGATTATGCCATTGATGCCATCCGCAGCCTGCTGGGCCAAGTTCCCATCTTCGGCATTTGCTTGGGACATCAATTGCTGTCGTTGGCCTGCGGAGCCAAGACGTTCAAGCTGAAATTTGGCCATCGCGGAGCAAATCAGCCGGTGCAGAACCTCGACACGGGCGGGGTGGAAATTACCTCGCAGAACCACGGATTCGCCGTCGCGGAAGATGCCCTTCCCGACGACCTAGAAGTCACCCATCGAAATTTGAACGATCATACGATCGAAGGCATCCGCCACCGAAAGCTACCAGCCTTCAGCGTGCAATATCACCCAGAAGCGTCGGCCGGCCCGCACGACAGCGCGTATCTGTTCGGAAAGTTCAAGGAAATGATGCTGCTGCAGAGCCGTAGACGTTGTGAACCGAGCAGAACCTGAGTTGCCTGCCAATTTCTCATTTCAGGTTTCGCGCAGCCCGCCAGACCTACTCCCCTGCAAACAATAGCGACAGTACATCTAGCGCGCCGGCAGCTTTTTCAGGTTCTCGCATACCGCTGTCCAAGCACGTTTCCCAAAGGTTCAGCGAGTACCGCAAATATTGCTCGCGGAGGCTTGCCACCGTAGCCTGCGGCAAGCAAGCAGAAAGCTGCGACCACAGCTTCTGAGCAAGTTCTCGCGCATCCGGCGCTCCATGGATGGCATCGGATACCGCATCGTCCAGCTGCTCGACCAGATCCATTGCGGCCGGATCGTCGGTGACATCCACATCGAGCAGCTTCGGCAGTCGAATTGTCATGCCGCAACTCGAAGCTGGCCGAGTGATGTTTGGACTCGGTTCCGTCGATGATTTAGATTCGACGCTGGGCAATGTGGGCTTTTTCGCACGACTGCGGCCGCGAACGCCATCGATCGGTCCATCGATGACGCCGATGTTGGTAACTCGCGGCGTGCAGCGAAACTCTCGCGACAGTTCTTCGCCGAGATCGTGTAAATGTTCGATCGTTAAGCCGGGACGCGATTTTTGCAGCTCGCTGGTAAGCGTTGTCAATCGGTCGGCTTCAGCCAGTTTTGCCACATAGGTCGCCCAGCCGTGCGGCGAAAACTCTAGATCTTCGCTCTTCGACAGATTTACGAATGCTACTCCATCGCGGCGAGCGGATTTGCGAGGTTGATCGTGGCCGCCTTCATGGGGAACCAGTTTGAACGGGCGACGAGGCGAAAATCGCAGTCCGGTTGTAAAAGAGATTTCGCTACGGCATTCGACCGGCAAGCAATTCAGCAATCCGCCGAATATCGTCTCGGCTTGCTCGACTCCGGTCAGCACTTTAATTCCTGGAGTGACCGCCGCGGCGATCAATCGCGCAATCTTCGCCGAACCAAGCTGGTCGGCAAATTGCGCCAATAATCCTTCATCGACGCGCGCGGTTCGACCGGCCAATGTAAACGGTCGAAGTGAAGTCGGCGGCATCGCCGGCACGTCAAGCAATCCCTTGGCCCATGCTGCTCGCAGAATGGCAAACGGCTGATTGGCGAACTTGGCAAACGTCGGTTTCGGAACGATTAGAAAATTCGTATAAACCCGCGCTCCGCCGCGCTCGCTGTATTCTTCGCCGGCGGCGATACTCTTGGAAACGCACAACTGGCCGCCGGAGAGATAATGAAAATTGACACTGGATGCATCTTCGCGTCGATCGCGCAGCGAGCCATGCGATGGCCCCCAAATCGCAAGTTCCGCGGCGACTTCCGATGTAATTCCGGCGCTCTTCGCAATCAAATGGTAACCTGATCCGAGCGTCGTCCGCGCCGAGGTAAAAATTGCCTGCTCAATGAACACGGTGAACTCCTGCCCCTCAGACAATGCACGGCGCTAACCATGCATTTGGTCGACGATCCAAGCAAACGGCTCGATAATGCCGCGCGGCTCGATGCGCAGCGGCGCTCGCACTCGGCCCAGGCTTGGCACCACGCGATGCGCCGTGTCGCCAGCCACGCTGGCGGCAAAGTATTTGTGAATGTTGAACCGTTCGCGGCAATGTTGCCACAATCCTGATGCATGTTTCTTGGCATACGCCGCTGGGTCTTGAAAGCAAACCTCGCATTGGTCGGCTTTGCTGAAGACTAGCGCCACGGGCCGATTGGCCCACGCGGTCGCCGGATTTTCATCCAATTCGCACAAGTACGTGAGCAATTTCATCGTGAAATAATCCTGATCGCGACTACCCGCTTCCAAGCCGGTCGTATCGACCAGGATCATCACGCCGGCGCATTTCAATAGAAACGATCGGATCGCCAGATAGGAATGCGGATGCTCAACTTCTTGTAGAATTGCTTCGCCGGCAATATCGGGCATGATCAACTCGACCGGCCGCCGCTCTTTAGGCCGCCGAATTTGGCAATGGACCCAATTCCATCGATCGGGCTCGCTCGGGGTTTTTTCTGGAAATTCGCAGCGAGCCAATGCGGTGACGGCGGTTTGTTGCAGCGTGATCGAAAACGCACCGCGGGCTAGAATTTGCATCTGATCGGGCATCCGCGAAAGCATATCGAGCAACATGCCCAAATACACGGTTTTGCCGACGCCGCTTGAACCAATGGTCGCGACCATCTGCGGTTTGGTTTTCTGCGAAGCCGCCTGGTGCGCGATCGCCATCGGTGCTTGGCAATGCCGGCACAACTCCGCGTCGAAGGTGTTGCCTTGCTCGCAAATATAGCAGGGCACCTGCACGGCATATTGCGCCAAGCGATACGATTCCATCGGCAATACAGCGCGAGTCATACGAGAGCCTCCTCTTCTATTTCTTGGTGAATTTCGACGGCCACCGTGTGCTCATGCACCGGTGTCGGCACGCTGCCAGCGTTCACGCCTGCGGCCGGAGGGCCTGCGATGTCGCAAACGCTCAGCGCACAACGAAAGCCGATATTGTGTTTGCGAGAAATTGGATTCTCGCCGCTGGCGAATTGGCAGTTCGCCTGATTTTCAAAGTAGGTATCAAACGCCCCGCCACGAATGCTCTTGAGCAGCGTCCGCTCGCTGCGACCGGTTTCTTCGACCGTCGGATCAAGGTCCAAATTGCAGGCCGTCCACTCCCAGACATTGCCGACAAGCTGATTCAACCCACCGACACTGACTCCCTCGGCGAATTCATCGACGGCGACGACTCTCCCCGGTCCTGCGCCCCACACGTTCGCTTTGCTGCGATCCATCGTGTCTCCCCAGGGATATTTGCGCTGCAATCGCGTGTTGTGCGACAAGGTCACCGGCCAACTACCGGCCTTGACCCACTCGGCATCGGTCGGCAATCGCTTGCCAACCCAGCGAGAATAGGCAGCCGCTTCGTACCAACTGACGCCCACCACGGGTAGATTGGCTTCCCCCGGTGGAAAGCGGCCGTTCTTCCAGAAACGCGGGCCGGGATGCCCCGTGCGATCGACGAAGTCGAGCACTGCCGGCCAGATCTCTTGATCCCAGATCGCCATTTCCTGATAGCCGCCAGCCGACACAAACCTTTGAAATTGTTTGTTGGTCACCGAATGACGATCAAGAAAGACGCTTTGAACGGGGATAATGAGGGATCGCAAATCTTCGGCTTCGTCTTGCGCGAACAGCAAGTAGTCGATGTCAAATACGCTCGGCTCAAGCTGCACTTCACCGGCAGGAACGACACCCATTTCGCGATCGAGCACATCGCTGGCACGCGAGTACAGCTCTCCGGAGAGGCTTTGCGCGATCTGCGGCCGCAGCAGCAGTGCATATCGACCGCGAGAAAGCATTTGGTCGACGAGCGAGACAATATCTCCTGTCGCGCCCAGCGACGGAAGTTCCTCGTCCACTTCCACGTCTACGCATTCCGACGTTCTGCTTCGAGACGGTTCGCACGACGGCGCTTCGTCGCGGCCACGGTGAGCGAACAGCCGCGCGCCTGCAAGCACAATGGCCACCGCGCCGACGCCGGCGGACAGCCAAAAGGTGCTTCCTTTGGCGCGCGAACTGGCAATCAGCATCACCAAGACGCCGAGTAATGCAATTAGCCAACACGTAAACCGAGTACTTCCCGACAGCAATGAGTTTTGCATGACGAATTCCTTACGAGGCATTGACGTTCTTATGGCCGCCGACTTTCGGCGGAGCGCGGCGGCGTTCGAGGTCTTTTCGCAGCAATTCAAATTGGGTCAGCACCGAGCCGAGGACCGGATCGTGATTGGCGACGGCCTGCGCCGGCGCATAATTGCCATTGGGGCTGGCCAACGCGCCCGTTCCAGGCCCTGGCGGCAGGTATCCGCTGGGTGGAGTCGAGATTGCATTGGCTTGCTGAGCTTGCTGCGCGATCCAAGTGGATTGTTTATCGAGCACCCGGCGCATCTGCCGTAGCTCCGAGGTCCATTCGGCTCGCTCGTCGGCCATCTGACGCTTTTGTTCGGAGATCGTTGTTGCCAGGTCGGCCGCTCGATTTCGGACTGCTTCCAACTCATCTTCAAGTGCTTGGCGTTCTTGTTCCAATTCACCGATCTTTGCTTGCAAGGCGGAGTCGGCGCACGGCTCGATG
This window harbors:
- the carA gene encoding glutamine-hydrolyzing carbamoyl-phosphate synthase small subunit, with amino-acid sequence MTQIAKLALEDGTVYAGTVFGAVGEVDGEVCFNTSMTGYQEILTDPSYRGQIVCMTFPEIGNYGVNSEDLESPKPHLAGFIVRQISRTDSNFRSQGPLHNYLTEHGIPGIAGIDTRALVRRLRVHGAMKGVLSSIDLCSSNLVAKAKSSPGLVGRDLVREVMPDQPRSWNETLHELARTHDSIALANADSQPNVELHVVAIDYGMKWNIARHLADMGCKVTVVPGTASSAEILAQKPSGVFLSNGPGDPEPLDYAIDAIRSLLGQVPIFGICLGHQLLSLACGAKTFKLKFGHRGANQPVQNLDTGGVEITSQNHGFAVAEDALPDDLEVTHRNLNDHTIEGIRHRKLPAFSVQYHPEASAGPHDSAYLFGKFKEMMLLQSRRRCEPSRT
- a CDS encoding formylglycine-generating enzyme family protein — translated: MQNSLLSGSTRFTCWLIALLGVLVMLIASSRAKGSTFWLSAGVGAVAIVLAGARLFAHRGRDEAPSCEPSRSRTSECVDVEVDEELPSLGATGDIVSLVDQMLSRGRYALLLRPQIAQSLSGELYSRASDVLDREMGVVPAGEVQLEPSVFDIDYLLFAQDEAEDLRSLIIPVQSVFLDRHSVTNKQFQRFVSAGGYQEMAIWDQEIWPAVLDFVDRTGHPGPRFWKNGRFPPGEANLPVVGVSWYEAAAYSRWVGKRLPTDAEWVKAGSWPVTLSHNTRLQRKYPWGDTMDRSKANVWGAGPGRVVAVDEFAEGVSVGGLNQLVGNVWEWTACNLDLDPTVEETGRSERTLLKSIRGGAFDTYFENQANCQFASGENPISRKHNIGFRCALSVCDIAGPPAAGVNAGSVPTPVHEHTVAVEIHQEIEEEALV